A window of the Pelagicoccus enzymogenes genome harbors these coding sequences:
- a CDS encoding sugar phosphate isomerase/epimerase family protein, with translation MDSRRHFLKGALGFAAASLVARPAFAADENQSARFDGTWFDISLAQWSINKAFWSGEKDKMRFAEIAKNEFGVNAVEYVNQFYMEGWSRPVLDELVKVSSGEGVRNVLIMCDREGRLGDPDEAKRSQAVQNHVRWIEAARALGCHAIRVNAASEGLFHEQLKLAADGLRRLTEIGDRYGINVIVENHGGLSSNGAWLAAVMRLVDHPRCGTLPDFGNFHVNRETGEEYDKYLGTEQLMPFAKGVSAKTHNFNPEGFERDMDYPRLMEIVKASGYRGYIGIEWEGSSLDEPTGILMTKKLLQKLGGRA, from the coding sequence ATGGATTCTCGTAGACATTTTCTGAAAGGAGCCCTCGGGTTCGCCGCTGCATCTCTTGTCGCTCGCCCAGCCTTTGCGGCGGACGAGAACCAGTCGGCTCGCTTCGACGGGACTTGGTTCGACATCTCCCTCGCCCAATGGTCGATCAACAAGGCGTTTTGGAGCGGGGAGAAGGACAAGATGCGCTTTGCCGAAATCGCCAAGAACGAGTTCGGGGTGAATGCGGTCGAGTACGTTAACCAGTTTTACATGGAGGGCTGGTCGCGCCCGGTCTTGGACGAGTTGGTGAAGGTTTCTTCGGGCGAAGGCGTGCGCAACGTGCTCATCATGTGCGATCGCGAGGGTCGCCTGGGCGACCCGGACGAGGCGAAGCGCTCGCAGGCGGTGCAGAACCACGTGCGTTGGATCGAGGCGGCCCGAGCTCTCGGTTGCCATGCGATTCGGGTGAACGCGGCGTCGGAAGGATTGTTCCACGAGCAGCTTAAGCTGGCGGCGGACGGCTTGCGTCGCTTGACCGAGATCGGCGATCGCTACGGGATCAACGTGATCGTGGAGAACCACGGGGGGCTCTCCAGCAATGGAGCTTGGTTGGCGGCGGTGATGCGTCTGGTGGATCACCCGCGCTGTGGCACCTTGCCGGACTTCGGGAACTTCCACGTGAACCGCGAAACGGGCGAGGAGTACGACAAGTACTTGGGCACCGAGCAATTGATGCCCTTCGCCAAGGGGGTGAGCGCCAAGACTCATAACTTCAATCCCGAAGGCTTCGAGCGAGACATGGACTATCCGCGCTTGATGGAGATCGTCAAGGCGTCGGGGTATCGTGGATACATCGGCATCGAGTGGGAAGGAAGCTCGCTCGACGAGCCCACCGGAATCTTGATGACCAAGAAGCTGCTGCAGAAACTGGGTGGCAGAGCTTAA